The window GTTTCCTCCTCAGCGGGGCGACACCCACTCAGCGCAGAGCtccacattcaattcaattcagtttatttgtagagcccaatttcacaaattactaatttgtctcggagtgctttacagtctgtacacatagacatccctgacctttgacctttgacctcacatcggatcaggaacaactcccaaataacccttcaggggaagaacccttgaggagagaacagaggaggatccctctccaggatggacagaacaatacatgtcatgtgaccagaaggacagattagagttaaaacacattcaatgaatatgacagagtgtatgaatagttcgcagtattctgtctatatttaatatttttatatttaatttaattttacactgcagtcattagtattgtattatatttgtgtatgcatatatgttgtgtatatatatatacatatatattttattttgtattttatattttactttgtatactttgcacagtcattgtattatatttgtttgtgtgtgtatataaatacatatatgtttcattttatatacatatatatacttcattttgtattttatattttacttgtatacatctatatctttcgtccctgttttttatattttattctcgtgtgtttagtttattggtgctgctactgtgacgacaaatttccccttggggattaataaagtatctatctatctattccacgatggagacctccacgatccagacacgtgtgcacctgtgtgtctcGCCTCCACAGGTGGTGAACCTCCAGTACAGCGAGGTGCAGGACCGAGTGATGctgactggcagacacatgGTGCGGGACGTCAGCTGCAAGAACTGCAACAGCAAGCTGGGGTGGATCTACGAGTTCGCCACCGAGGACAGCCAGCGCTACAAGGAGGGGCgtgtcatcctggagagggcgCTGGTCCGAGAGAGCGAGGGCTTCGAGGAGCACGTCCCCTCGGACAACTCGTGAGCCCCCGGCCTTGGATTACCTCGTGGGAGAGCTCACtgccatgtccccccccccccccctaccccctctTGCCGCACACCACCACATGCAGACTGAGCGGTCAGCCACGTTTTGGCTTCACCCCTTTCCTGTTCTCTCGcctatga of the Pseudoliparis swirei isolate HS2019 ecotype Mariana Trench chromosome 11, NWPU_hadal_v1, whole genome shotgun sequence genome contains:
- the LOC130201445 gene encoding protein yippee-like 5, with the translated sequence MGRIFLDHIGGTRLFSCANCDTILTNRSELISTRFTGATGRAFLFNKVVNLQYSEVQDRVMLTGRHMVRDVSCKNCNSKLGWIYEFATEDSQRYKEGRVILERALVRESEGFEEHVPSDNS